The following coding sequences lie in one Rhizobium rhododendri genomic window:
- a CDS encoding ATP-dependent Clp protease proteolytic subunit: MNDDEQEDKKTELPLGKETEANLFKSRSIFIYGGITQELAQKVCSQLVALAAASDEDIRIYVSSPGGHVESGDSIHDMIKFIKPKVWIIGTGWVASAGALIFVSVPKERRLCLPNTRFLLHQPSGGTRGMASDIEIQAREIIKMNERLNRIFAAATGQPLEKIAKDTDRDYWLSAEDAKTYGLVSRIVTSQSEL, translated from the coding sequence ATGAACGACGACGAACAGGAAGACAAGAAGACGGAACTGCCGCTCGGCAAGGAAACGGAGGCGAACCTCTTCAAGTCGCGTTCGATCTTCATTTATGGCGGCATTACGCAGGAATTGGCGCAGAAGGTCTGCTCGCAGCTGGTCGCCCTTGCCGCTGCCAGCGACGAAGACATCCGCATCTATGTCAGCTCGCCCGGCGGCCACGTCGAATCCGGCGATTCGATCCACGACATGATTAAGTTCATCAAGCCCAAGGTCTGGATCATCGGCACCGGCTGGGTTGCATCTGCCGGCGCGCTGATCTTCGTCAGCGTTCCCAAGGAACGCCGGCTTTGCCTGCCGAACACCCGCTTCCTGCTGCATCAGCCCTCGGGCGGCACACGCGGCATGGCATCGGATATCGAGATCCAGGCCCGCGAGATCATCAAGATGAACGAGCGCCTGAACCGGATCTTCGCAGCCGCGACCGGCCAGCCGCTGGAAAAGATCGCCAAGGACACCGACCGCGACTACTGGCTCTCGGCCGAAGACGCCAAGACCTACGGTCTGGTCTCCCGCATCGTGACATCGCAAAGCGAACTCTGA
- a CDS encoding DUF2076 domain-containing protein: protein MSPEERQLLSSLFDRVKAAAATPRDADAEAFINQSVRDNPTAPYLLAQAVIVQEQGMKAAADRIKQLEDQVKELQDSAEHQPAASQGGGSFLGGLGSIFGGGQSAAPQPQRAAPPQQSYGQQQGYSAPQQGYGQPQQGPWGQQNQQQQPVGPWSQQPQAQSGGGGFLRGALGTAAGVAGGVMLAESLSSLFSPHIGGAAAGLGGLGAAAAAPAAAPAVEETVVNNYYGDSNGNNNDQNAGNDDNANDQNLVSDDSDTDFDNSYDSGGDDSFNV from the coding sequence ATGTCGCCCGAAGAACGTCAACTGCTTAGCTCTCTCTTCGACCGCGTCAAAGCCGCAGCGGCGACCCCGCGCGATGCAGACGCCGAAGCCTTCATCAACCAGTCGGTACGCGACAATCCCACCGCGCCCTACCTGCTCGCCCAGGCGGTCATCGTCCAGGAGCAGGGCATGAAGGCCGCTGCCGACCGCATCAAGCAGCTCGAAGACCAGGTCAAGGAACTGCAGGACAGTGCCGAACACCAGCCCGCCGCCTCGCAAGGTGGCGGAAGCTTCCTCGGCGGCCTCGGCTCCATTTTCGGCGGTGGACAATCCGCAGCACCGCAGCCACAGCGTGCCGCCCCGCCCCAGCAGAGTTATGGCCAGCAGCAAGGCTATTCGGCTCCACAGCAGGGCTATGGGCAACCGCAGCAGGGTCCCTGGGGCCAGCAGAACCAGCAGCAGCAGCCGGTTGGCCCATGGAGCCAGCAGCCGCAGGCCCAGTCGGGCGGCGGCGGCTTTCTGCGCGGTGCGCTCGGCACGGCAGCCGGCGTTGCCGGCGGCGTGATGCTGGCGGAATCGCTGAGCAGCCTGTTCAGCCCGCATATCGGTGGCGCAGCGGCAGGGCTTGGCGGCCTTGGAGCAGCAGCGGCGGCACCGGCCGCAGCACCCGCCGTCGAGGAAACGGTCGTCAACAATTATTATGGCGACAGCAACGGCAACAACAACGACCAGAACGCTGGAAACGACGACAATGCCAATGACCAGAACCTGGTCAGCGACGACAGCGACACCGATTTCGACAATTCCTACGATAGCGGCGGCGACGACAGCTTCAACGTCTGA
- the queF gene encoding preQ(1) synthase, which produces MPNTDVSGLSMLGSHTETPTSPETAILEKVPATHQGTEYLVRFTAPEFTSLCPMTGQPDFAHIVIDYVPGEWLVESKSLKLFLHAFRNHGAFHEDCSVYIAKRIVDLLQPKWLRIGAYWYPRGGIPIDVFWQTGKPPEGLWLPDQGVPTYRGRG; this is translated from the coding sequence ATGCCCAATACCGATGTTTCCGGCCTGTCCATGCTCGGCAGCCACACCGAAACGCCCACCAGCCCCGAGACTGCAATCCTCGAAAAGGTGCCGGCCACCCATCAGGGTACCGAATACCTCGTGCGCTTCACCGCGCCCGAGTTCACCTCGCTCTGCCCGATGACCGGCCAGCCGGATTTCGCCCATATCGTCATCGACTACGTGCCCGGCGAATGGCTGGTGGAATCGAAGTCGCTGAAGCTTTTCCTGCATGCATTCCGCAATCACGGCGCCTTCCACGAGGATTGCTCCGTCTACATTGCCAAGCGCATCGTCGACCTGCTGCAGCCGAAATGGCTGCGTATCGGCGCCTACTGGTATCCGCGCGGCGGCATCCCCATCGACGTCTTCTGGCAGACCGGCAAGCCGCCGGAAGGCCTGTGGTTGCCGGACCAGGGCGTCCCGACCTATCGCGGTCGCGGCTGA
- a CDS encoding benzoate/H(+) symporter BenE family transporter, protein MLKDLSAQAVFMGCLTAFVGFASSFAVVLHGLQAVGATPGQAASGLTVLSISMGLCAIVLSLTTRLPVSIAWSTPGAALLASSGAIAGGFQAAVGGFVVCAALIIVAGLFRPLGRAVASIPAPLANAMLAGVLIGLCFAPVKAIAFNPLLGLPIVLAWVVVGAFRRLWAVPAALAAFVAVLAFGVQMPAGALSSLEQSLMPRLELVQPLFTMAGLVSIALPLFIVTMASQNIPGIAVLKVNQYDPKPGPLFAVTGLFSLVSTPFGGHAVNLAAITAAMCAGKDANADPDRRYWAAVIAGIVYIVFGLLAGAVTAFVALAPPILIEAVAGLALIGAFSGSAMAAFQVVETREAAAVTFLVTASGVSFGGISGAFWGLIAGGLMLLLQGAVRKLPANR, encoded by the coding sequence ATGCTCAAAGATCTTTCCGCCCAAGCCGTCTTTATGGGCTGCCTCACCGCTTTCGTTGGATTTGCCAGTTCCTTTGCGGTGGTGCTGCATGGGCTGCAGGCGGTTGGGGCAACGCCGGGGCAGGCGGCTTCGGGGTTGACGGTGCTGTCGATCTCAATGGGGCTCTGTGCCATTGTGCTCAGCCTGACGACGCGGTTGCCGGTGAGCATTGCCTGGTCGACGCCGGGTGCGGCGCTGCTGGCAAGCTCCGGCGCGATTGCCGGCGGGTTCCAGGCGGCGGTGGGTGGCTTCGTCGTCTGTGCGGCGTTGATTATCGTTGCAGGGCTGTTCCGGCCGCTGGGGCGTGCGGTTGCGTCTATCCCGGCGCCTCTCGCCAATGCGATGCTTGCGGGCGTGCTGATCGGCTTGTGCTTCGCGCCGGTGAAGGCCATCGCCTTCAATCCGTTGCTGGGATTGCCGATCGTGCTCGCCTGGGTCGTCGTCGGCGCTTTCCGGCGGCTCTGGGCGGTTCCTGCTGCGCTGGCCGCTTTTGTCGCCGTGCTGGCATTCGGGGTGCAGATGCCTGCGGGCGCGCTGTCTTCGCTCGAGCAGTCGCTGATGCCGCGCCTGGAACTGGTCCAACCGCTGTTCACCATGGCCGGGCTGGTGTCGATCGCGCTGCCGCTGTTCATCGTCACCATGGCGTCGCAGAATATTCCCGGCATCGCCGTGCTCAAGGTCAACCAGTACGATCCGAAACCCGGTCCGCTGTTTGCCGTGACCGGCCTATTTTCGCTTGTGAGCACGCCTTTCGGTGGGCATGCGGTCAATCTTGCGGCGATAACGGCCGCCATGTGTGCGGGCAAGGATGCCAACGCCGATCCAGACCGCCGCTATTGGGCCGCCGTTATCGCCGGCATCGTCTACATCGTCTTCGGACTGCTTGCCGGCGCTGTCACCGCCTTCGTCGCGCTGGCGCCGCCCATCCTCATCGAAGCGGTGGCCGGCCTTGCACTGATCGGCGCCTTCTCCGGCTCGGCCATGGCTGCGTTTCAAGTGGTCGAAACGCGCGAAGCCGCCGCGGTGACATTTCTGGTCACCGCATCCGGCGTGTCCTTCGGCGGCATTTCGGGCGCATTCTGGGGGTTGATTGCCGGTGGGCTGATGCTGCTGCTGCAAGGTGCGGTAAGAAAGCTGCCTGCGAACCGCTGA